One genomic region from Bradyrhizobium icense encodes:
- the glp gene encoding gephyrin-like molybdotransferase Glp, whose amino-acid sequence MAQLSDDCFAFGGPMMSVDEAVGLIATRVTSVVDVETVTLGRADGRILAHEILAPLPLPPFTNSAVDGYAVSSRDLPQKEEQAIPVTGRVQAGSSASGPLKPGQATRIFTGAPMPEGADTVFMQEDVRVEGDKVVLPAGLKPGANVRPAGEDIPSGVAALHAGQRLRPQDVALAAAFGLTRLEVVRRIRVAVFSTGNELASPGEARAAAQLFDSNRFMLMAMLSRLGCEVSDLGIIRDDRASLARALQEVAGSHDLILTTGGVSTGEEDHVKASVESVGRLVLWRMAIKPGRPVAMGIIGGTPFIGLPGNPVASFVTFVHVVRPTILALSGARPEPLLPMPVRAAFSYKKKISRREYVRVSLRKGADGVLEAEKFPREGAGLLSSLVDTDGLVELGEEVTLIEPGQTVGFLSYASLV is encoded by the coding sequence ATGGCGCAATTGTCCGACGATTGCTTTGCCTTCGGCGGTCCGATGATGTCGGTCGATGAGGCCGTCGGGCTCATTGCCACGCGCGTGACGTCGGTCGTGGATGTCGAGACAGTCACGCTCGGCCGCGCCGATGGCCGGATCCTTGCGCACGAGATTTTGGCGCCGCTGCCACTGCCGCCCTTCACCAATTCCGCCGTCGATGGCTATGCGGTTTCGAGCCGCGACCTGCCGCAGAAGGAGGAACAGGCAATTCCGGTTACCGGTCGTGTTCAGGCGGGTAGCTCCGCATCTGGGCCACTCAAGCCGGGGCAGGCGACGCGCATCTTCACCGGTGCGCCGATGCCCGAAGGCGCGGATACCGTGTTCATGCAGGAAGACGTGCGCGTCGAGGGCGACAAGGTGGTGCTTCCTGCGGGCCTCAAGCCGGGGGCCAATGTGCGGCCCGCGGGCGAAGACATTCCCTCCGGCGTTGCGGCGCTGCATGCCGGTCAGCGGCTGCGGCCGCAGGATGTCGCGCTTGCCGCGGCGTTCGGCCTGACACGGCTCGAAGTTGTCAGGCGTATCCGCGTCGCGGTGTTCTCTACCGGCAACGAACTGGCCTCGCCCGGCGAAGCGCGCGCCGCGGCGCAACTCTTCGATTCCAACCGCTTCATGCTGATGGCGATGTTGTCGCGGCTCGGCTGCGAGGTCAGCGATCTCGGCATCATCAGGGACGATCGCGCCTCGCTGGCCCGCGCGCTGCAGGAGGTGGCCGGCAGCCATGATTTGATCCTCACGACGGGCGGCGTTTCGACCGGTGAAGAGGACCATGTCAAGGCAAGCGTCGAAAGCGTCGGCAGGCTGGTGCTGTGGCGGATGGCGATCAAGCCGGGTCGCCCCGTTGCGATGGGCATCATCGGCGGTACGCCGTTCATCGGACTGCCGGGCAATCCGGTGGCGAGTTTTGTCACCTTCGTTCACGTGGTGCGGCCGACCATTCTCGCGCTGTCCGGCGCGCGGCCGGAGCCGCTTCTGCCGATGCCGGTTCGCGCCGCCTTCAGCTACAAGAAGAAGATTTCGCGCCGCGAATATGTCCGCGTCAGCTTGCGCAAGGGTGCCGATGGCGTGCTCGAAGCGGAGAAGTTTCCGCGCGAGGGCGCAGGACTGTTGTCGTCACTGGTCGACACCGACGGCCTGGTTGAACTGGGCGAAGAGGTGACGCTGATCGAGCCCGGCCAGACAGTCGGCTTTCTGTCCTACGCAAGTCTGGTGTAG
- a CDS encoding sulfurtransferase TusA family protein, whose product MATTTKLDLTGLKCPLPALKTRKALKAVTPGHFLEVHCTDPLSVIDIPNLIRETGDKVEIAERAESRIVFLIEKADTPGN is encoded by the coding sequence ATGGCCACCACGACCAAGCTCGATCTTACCGGACTGAAATGTCCCTTGCCGGCGCTGAAAACGCGCAAGGCGCTGAAGGCGGTCACGCCGGGCCATTTTCTCGAAGTACATTGCACCGATCCGCTGTCGGTAATCGATATTCCCAACCTGATCCGGGAAACCGGTGACAAGGTCGAGATCGCCGAGCGCGCGGAGAGCCGTATCGTGTTCTTGATCGAGAAAGCGGACACGCCGGGGAACTGA
- a CDS encoding NADH-ubiquinone oxidoreductase-F iron-sulfur binding region domain-containing protein, which yields MDHDVHDLQKVRSFDHPGAGRKRAKATQKGRQVDPTAAHDIGLLLGDRPRRRDLLIEHLHLIQDKYHQISAAHLAALADEMKLSFAEVFETATFYAHFDVVKEGAPDIAPLTIRVCDSLTCAMMGAEKLLHELQDSAGPGIRVVRAPCVGRCDTAPAAEVGHHFVDHATVTNVLAAAKAGDTHAHLPEYTDYEAYVAGGGYKLLNRLRSGEMSREDLLKSLDDASLRGLGGAGFPTGRKWRAVLGEPGPRLMAINGDEGEPGTFKDRFYLETDPHRFIEGMLIGAHVVEATDVYIYIRDEYPASREILTREIAKLPPGGPVLHMRRGAGAYICGEESSLLESIEGKRGLPRHKPPYPFQVGLFGLPTLINNIETLWWVRDIVEKGAEWWKSHGRNDRHGLRSYSVSGRVKNPGMKLAPSGVTVRELIDEFCGGMADGHTFHAYLPGGASGGILPASMDNIPLDFGTLEKYGCFIGSAAVVILSEQDSVKGAALNLMKFFEDESCGQCTPCRVGTQKAALLMQRPVWNRELLDQLSQAMRDASICGLGQAASNPLTSVIKYFPEEFVPKEAAE from the coding sequence ATGGATCACGACGTACACGACCTACAAAAAGTCCGCTCGTTCGATCATCCGGGCGCGGGACGGAAGCGGGCCAAGGCGACGCAGAAGGGCCGTCAGGTCGACCCCACCGCCGCCCACGATATCGGGCTCCTGCTCGGCGACCGGCCGCGGCGGCGCGACCTGCTGATCGAGCACCTGCACCTGATCCAGGACAAGTATCACCAGATCTCGGCCGCGCATCTGGCAGCGCTCGCCGACGAGATGAAGCTGTCATTTGCGGAAGTGTTCGAGACCGCGACTTTCTATGCACATTTCGACGTGGTGAAGGAGGGCGCGCCTGACATCGCACCGCTGACCATTCGCGTTTGCGATTCCTTGACCTGCGCCATGATGGGCGCGGAAAAGCTGCTGCATGAACTGCAGGACAGTGCCGGCCCCGGCATCCGCGTCGTGCGCGCGCCCTGTGTTGGCCGCTGCGATACCGCGCCCGCCGCCGAAGTCGGCCATCACTTCGTCGATCATGCGACGGTGACGAATGTACTGGCGGCCGCGAAAGCCGGCGACACCCACGCGCATCTGCCCGAATATACCGACTACGAGGCCTATGTGGCCGGCGGTGGCTACAAGCTGCTCAACCGCCTGCGCTCGGGCGAAATGAGCAGGGAGGATCTGCTGAAGTCGCTCGATGACGCTTCGCTGCGCGGGCTCGGTGGCGCAGGCTTTCCGACGGGACGCAAATGGCGTGCGGTGCTGGGTGAGCCCGGCCCGCGGCTGATGGCGATCAATGGCGACGAGGGCGAACCCGGCACGTTCAAGGACCGCTTCTATCTCGAAACCGATCCGCATCGCTTCATCGAGGGCATGCTGATCGGAGCGCATGTGGTCGAGGCCACAGACGTCTACATCTACATCCGCGACGAATATCCGGCCTCACGCGAAATTCTTACGCGTGAGATCGCAAAGCTGCCGCCGGGTGGTCCGGTCTTGCATATGCGCCGCGGCGCGGGCGCCTATATCTGCGGCGAGGAATCCTCGCTGCTCGAATCGATCGAGGGCAAGCGCGGTCTTCCCCGGCACAAGCCGCCTTACCCGTTCCAGGTCGGCCTGTTCGGCCTGCCGACGCTGATCAACAACATCGAGACGCTGTGGTGGGTGCGCGACATCGTCGAGAAGGGCGCAGAGTGGTGGAAGAGCCACGGCCGCAACGACCGTCATGGCTTGCGCAGCTACTCGGTCTCGGGCCGCGTGAAAAATCCCGGCATGAAGCTGGCGCCATCAGGCGTTACCGTGCGCGAACTGATCGACGAGTTCTGCGGCGGCATGGCCGACGGTCATACCTTCCACGCCTATCTGCCGGGCGGCGCGTCGGGCGGCATCCTGCCGGCATCGATGGACAACATCCCGCTCGATTTCGGCACGCTGGAAAAATACGGCTGCTTCATCGGTTCCGCCGCCGTCGTCATCCTGTCCGAGCAGGACAGCGTGAAGGGCGCGGCGCTGAACCTGATGAAATTCTTCGAGGATGAAAGCTGCGGCCAGTGCACGCCGTGCCGTGTTGGAACCCAGAAGGCCGCGCTTTTGATGCAGCGGCCGGTCTGGAACCGCGAACTGCTGGACCAATTGAGCCAGGCGATGCGCGACGCCTCGATCTGCGGGCTTGGACAAGCCGCCTCGAATCCGCTGACGTCAGTGATTAAATATTTTCCGGAAGAATTCGTGCCGAAAGAGGCCGCGGAATGA
- the fdhF gene encoding formate dehydrogenase subunit alpha — protein sequence MTKIKFELDGQQVEANAGETIWQVAKRHQKEIPHLCYSPEPDYRPDGNCRACMVEIEGERVLAASCKRTPSVGMKVKTESARAVAAQKMVMELLVADQPARETSHDPDSKFWHWAEKVEVTESRFPAAERWQGDTSHPAMSVNLDACIQCGLCVRACREVQVNDVIGMAYRNAGAKIVFDFDDPMGESTCVACGECVQACPTGALMPSVMLDEKQTRVTYADKKVDSLCPFCGVGCQVTYQVKDEKVIYAEGRDGPANHNRLCVKGRFGFDYIHHPHRLTKPLVRLPNAKKDANDQVDPANPFTHFREASWDEALDIAAKGLVKIRDEKGVKALAGFGSAKGSNEEAYLFQKLVRTGFGSNNVDHCTRLCHASSVAALMEGLNSGAVSAPFAAAMDAEVIVVIGANPTVNHPVAATYLKNAAKRGAKLIVMDPRWQALSRHAWRHLAFKPGSDVAMLNAMLHTIITEGLTDQQYIAGYTEGFDELAERIKEFPPEKMEAICGIPAETLKEVARTYARSQASIIFWGMGISQHIHGTDNARCLIALALTTGQVGRPGTGLHPLRGQNNVQGASDAGLIPMFLPDYQPVGRTDLREPFEKLWHQDLDPVRGLTVVEIMNAIHAGQINGMYIEGENPAMSDPDLQHARHALAMLDHLVVQDLFVTETAFHADVILPASAFAEKSGTFTNTDRRVQIAREVIRPPGDARQDLWIIQEIGKRMGLPWNYDGPADVFTEMTQVMPSLKNITWERLVREGAVTYPVDDPNKPGNEIIFTTGFPTESGRGKIVPAKVIAPDEVPDAEYPMVLSTGRVLEHWHTGSMTRRASVLDQIEPEAVAFMSPKDMRKLSVWPGDFIKLETRRGAVEVKVRSDRDVPENMVFMPFCYAEAAANLLTNPALDPFGKIPEFKFCAVRAEKLALQSAAE from the coding sequence ATGACCAAGATCAAGTTCGAACTCGACGGCCAACAGGTCGAGGCCAACGCGGGCGAGACCATCTGGCAGGTGGCAAAACGCCACCAGAAGGAAATTCCGCATCTGTGCTATTCGCCGGAGCCGGACTACCGGCCCGACGGCAACTGCCGCGCCTGCATGGTCGAGATCGAGGGCGAGCGCGTGCTGGCGGCGTCCTGCAAGCGCACGCCGAGCGTCGGCATGAAGGTGAAGACCGAAAGCGCCCGCGCCGTCGCCGCGCAGAAGATGGTGATGGAATTGCTGGTCGCCGATCAGCCGGCGCGCGAGACCTCGCACGATCCCGATTCGAAATTCTGGCACTGGGCCGAAAAGGTCGAGGTCACCGAGAGCCGTTTCCCGGCGGCCGAGCGGTGGCAGGGCGATACCAGCCATCCCGCCATGAGCGTCAATCTCGACGCCTGCATCCAGTGCGGCCTGTGCGTGCGCGCCTGCCGCGAGGTGCAGGTCAACGACGTCATCGGCATGGCCTATCGCAATGCCGGCGCCAAGATCGTCTTCGACTTCGACGACCCGATGGGTGAATCGACCTGCGTGGCCTGCGGCGAGTGCGTGCAGGCCTGTCCGACCGGCGCCCTGATGCCTTCGGTGATGCTGGACGAGAAGCAGACCCGCGTCACCTATGCCGACAAGAAGGTGGATTCGCTCTGCCCGTTCTGTGGCGTCGGCTGCCAGGTCACCTATCAGGTCAAGGACGAGAAGGTCATCTACGCCGAGGGCCGCGACGGCCCGGCCAACCACAACCGGCTCTGCGTCAAGGGCCGCTTCGGTTTCGACTACATCCATCACCCGCATCGGCTGACAAAGCCGCTGGTGCGGCTGCCGAATGCGAAGAAGGATGCCAACGACCAGGTCGATCCGGCCAATCCGTTCACGCATTTCCGCGAAGCCTCATGGGACGAAGCGCTGGATATCGCCGCAAAGGGCCTCGTCAAGATTCGTGACGAGAAGGGTGTCAAGGCGCTCGCCGGCTTCGGTTCGGCAAAAGGCTCGAACGAAGAGGCTTACCTGTTCCAGAAGCTGGTGCGCACCGGCTTTGGCTCCAACAATGTCGACCACTGCACGCGGCTCTGCCACGCCTCGTCGGTCGCGGCCTTGATGGAAGGCCTCAACTCGGGCGCGGTGTCGGCGCCGTTTGCTGCGGCGATGGACGCTGAAGTCATCGTCGTCATCGGCGCCAATCCGACCGTGAACCATCCGGTCGCCGCGACCTATCTCAAGAACGCGGCCAAGCGCGGCGCCAAGCTGATCGTGATGGATCCGCGCTGGCAGGCGCTGTCGCGCCACGCCTGGCGTCACCTCGCTTTCAAGCCCGGCAGCGACGTCGCGATGCTGAATGCGATGCTGCACACCATCATCACCGAGGGGCTGACCGACCAGCAATATATCGCGGGCTATACCGAAGGCTTTGACGAACTCGCCGAGCGCATCAAGGAATTCCCGCCGGAGAAGATGGAAGCGATCTGCGGTATCCCCGCGGAGACGCTGAAGGAAGTGGCACGAACTTACGCGCGCTCGCAGGCCTCGATCATCTTCTGGGGCATGGGCATCAGCCAGCACATCCACGGCACCGACAATGCGCGCTGCCTGATCGCACTGGCGCTAACGACAGGTCAGGTCGGCCGTCCCGGCACCGGGCTTCATCCGCTGCGCGGCCAGAACAACGTGCAGGGCGCCTCCGACGCGGGCCTGATTCCGATGTTCCTGCCGGACTATCAGCCGGTCGGACGCACGGATCTGCGCGAGCCTTTCGAAAAACTCTGGCATCAGGATCTCGATCCGGTTCGCGGTCTCACCGTGGTCGAGATCATGAACGCAATCCATGCCGGCCAAATCAACGGCATGTATATCGAGGGTGAAAATCCCGCGATGTCGGATCCCGACCTGCAGCACGCCCGTCACGCGCTTGCCATGCTCGATCACCTGGTGGTGCAGGATCTCTTCGTCACCGAGACTGCGTTCCACGCCGACGTGATCCTGCCGGCGTCTGCGTTTGCGGAAAAGAGCGGCACCTTCACCAACACCGACCGCCGCGTGCAGATTGCGCGCGAAGTGATCCGGCCGCCGGGCGATGCGCGGCAGGATCTCTGGATCATCCAGGAAATCGGCAAGCGGATGGGCCTGCCCTGGAACTACGACGGCCCGGCCGATGTCTTCACCGAAATGACGCAGGTGATGCCATCGTTGAAGAACATCACCTGGGAGCGGCTCGTGCGCGAGGGCGCGGTGACCTATCCGGTCGACGATCCCAACAAGCCCGGCAACGAGATCATTTTCACCACGGGCTTCCCGACTGAGAGCGGCCGCGGCAAGATCGTTCCGGCGAAAGTGATCGCACCGGACGAGGTGCCCGATGCCGAATATCCGATGGTGCTCTCGACCGGTCGCGTGCTCGAGCACTGGCACACCGGCTCGATGACCCGCCGCGCATCCGTGCTCGACCAGATCGAGCCGGAGGCGGTGGCGTTCATGTCGCCGAAGGACATGCGCAAGCTCAGCGTCTGGCCCGGCGATTTCATCAAACTGGAAACGCGCCGCGGCGCCGTCGAGGTCAAGGTCCGCTCCGATCGCGACGTGCCGGAGAACATGGTGTTCATGCCGTTCTGCTACGCGGAAGCGGCGGCGAACCTCTTGACCAATCCGGCGCTCGATCCGTTCGGCAAGATCCCCGAGTTCAAATTCTGCGCAGTGCGTGCCGAAAAGCTGGCGCTGCAGTCGGCGGCGGAGTAG
- a CDS encoding pyridoxamine 5'-phosphate oxidase family protein, producing the protein MAESVMYHEGNRQLQDRFDSRRISDRLEEKLMRREFTADDKQFIESLPYFFLATADAEGRPDCSFKGGAPGLVRITGPSELAFPDYDGNGMFKSLGNIVVNADVGLLFIAMHEKPKRLRVNGSASVSDNDPLLAETVGAQLIVRVTARAIFPNCPRYIPTMSSIEPSIYVPIAGQEAPEPAWKGFADFKDCIHPRQPTFKG; encoded by the coding sequence ATGGCTGAGAGCGTCATGTACCACGAAGGTAACCGGCAATTGCAGGATCGCTTCGACAGCCGCCGGATTTCGGACCGGCTGGAAGAGAAATTGATGCGCAGGGAATTCACCGCCGACGACAAGCAGTTCATCGAAAGTCTGCCTTACTTCTTCCTGGCAACCGCCGATGCCGAGGGGCGGCCCGATTGCTCGTTCAAGGGCGGGGCGCCGGGGTTGGTGCGCATCACCGGGCCTTCCGAGCTCGCGTTCCCCGACTATGACGGCAACGGCATGTTCAAGAGCCTCGGCAACATCGTCGTCAATGCCGATGTCGGTCTGCTGTTCATCGCGATGCATGAAAAGCCGAAACGTTTGCGGGTCAACGGCAGCGCCAGCGTGAGCGACAATGATCCGCTTCTGGCGGAAACCGTCGGCGCGCAGCTTATCGTTCGCGTCACCGCGCGCGCGATCTTCCCGAATTGCCCGCGCTATATTCCGACGATGAGTTCGATCGAGCCGTCGATCTATGTGCCGATTGCCGGACAGGAGGCACCGGAGCCGGCATGGAAAGGCTTTGCGGATTTCAAGGACTGCATCCACCCGCGGCAGCCGACATTCAAGGGGTGA
- a CDS encoding AMP-binding protein yields MALTKSHVAGPTTPAVREMTFGDLLRKAAEAAPDRLALIAGVPDPAQRRQWTYAQFYREAQRTARALLSRFKPGDRIAVWAQNIPEWMMLEFGAGMAGMILVTVNPAFRAREVEYVLKQSRSAGVFVVNGFRGNPMLETVNEVKPNCPELREIICFDDWDTFIAAGDDESIKLPAVSPDDPVMIQYTSGTTGFPKGALLRHRGLLNNGADTADRMGVDPGDVFVTTMPLFHTGGCVCCVIGAVSKAATTVLVEAFEPGLVLEMLGTYRGNAMLGVPTMLVAMLEHPTFAATDLSSVKAICSGGSTVPASLVRLLEEKLGAPFTIVFGQTECSPVAAQTRTTDSVEDKANTIGLPLPNMETKIVDPNTGETVPIGTIGEFCTRGYHVMIGYFEMPDATAAAIDSDGWLHTGDLCAMDARGYCTVEGRLKDMIIRGGENIYPRELEELLFKHPKVGEVAVIGLPHEKWGEEVAAFIRPAPGVAIDKEELIAYMRASLAPHKTPKHWYVVDAFPLTGSGKIQKFKLREACTKGEMTAI; encoded by the coding sequence ATGGCATTGACGAAGTCGCATGTCGCAGGACCGACCACGCCTGCGGTACGGGAGATGACATTCGGCGATCTCTTGCGCAAGGCGGCTGAGGCCGCGCCCGATCGCCTCGCCCTGATCGCGGGCGTGCCTGACCCGGCACAGCGGCGGCAGTGGACCTACGCACAGTTCTATCGCGAAGCCCAGCGCACCGCCCGCGCGCTGCTGTCGCGCTTCAAGCCCGGCGATCGCATTGCCGTCTGGGCACAAAATATCCCGGAATGGATGATGCTCGAATTTGGCGCCGGCATGGCCGGCATGATCCTCGTGACCGTGAATCCGGCGTTTCGCGCCCGCGAGGTCGAATATGTCCTGAAACAGTCGCGCTCGGCCGGCGTCTTCGTTGTCAACGGTTTTCGCGGCAACCCGATGCTCGAGACGGTGAACGAGGTCAAGCCGAACTGCCCCGAGCTGCGCGAGATCATCTGCTTTGACGATTGGGATACGTTCATCGCCGCAGGCGATGACGAGAGCATCAAACTGCCAGCCGTCAGCCCCGACGATCCAGTCATGATCCAGTACACCTCGGGCACCACGGGCTTTCCGAAAGGTGCCCTGCTCCGCCATCGCGGACTGCTCAACAACGGCGCCGACACCGCCGACCGGATGGGCGTCGATCCCGGCGACGTCTTCGTCACTACGATGCCGCTGTTTCACACCGGCGGCTGCGTCTGCTGCGTGATCGGCGCCGTATCGAAGGCCGCGACCACGGTGCTGGTCGAGGCGTTCGAGCCAGGCCTCGTGCTGGAAATGCTCGGAACCTATCGTGGCAATGCGATGCTCGGCGTGCCGACCATGCTGGTTGCGATGCTGGAGCATCCGACATTCGCGGCGACCGATCTCTCCTCCGTCAAGGCGATCTGTTCCGGCGGCTCAACGGTGCCGGCTTCGCTGGTGCGACTGCTCGAGGAAAAGCTCGGCGCACCCTTCACGATCGTTTTCGGCCAGACCGAATGCTCTCCGGTCGCGGCGCAGACCCGCACCACCGACAGCGTCGAGGATAAGGCCAACACGATCGGGCTGCCGCTGCCCAACATGGAAACCAAGATCGTCGACCCAAATACCGGCGAGACGGTGCCGATCGGCACGATCGGCGAGTTCTGCACCCGCGGCTATCACGTCATGATCGGTTACTTCGAAATGCCCGATGCGACCGCTGCGGCAATCGATTCCGACGGCTGGCTACACACCGGCGATCTCTGCGCGATGGATGCCCGCGGCTACTGCACGGTTGAAGGCCGCCTCAAGGATATGATCATCCGCGGCGGCGAAAACATCTATCCGCGCGAGCTGGAAGAGCTGCTGTTCAAGCATCCCAAGGTCGGCGAGGTCGCCGTGATCGGCCTGCCACACGAAAAATGGGGCGAAGAGGTCGCAGCCTTCATCCGCCCGGCGCCGGGCGTTGCGATCGACAAGGAGGAGTTGATCGCCTACATGCGCGCTTCCCTCGCCCCGCACAAGACGCCAAAGCACTGGTATGTCGTCGACGCGTTCCCGCTGACCGGATCGGGCAAGATTCAGAAATTCAAGCTGCGGGAAGCCTGCACCAAGGGCGAGATGACGGCGATCTAG
- a CDS encoding Ku protein, with translation MAPRAYWKGSLKLSLVSCPVVLYPASTSVEKTRFHMINKETGNRLKQQMIDAETGDVVESNQKGRGYELKKGQYVEIEKEELEAVQIESNHTIEIDSFVPRDEIDKRYYNHPYYIAPDGKAAVDAFAVIRDAMKDEDRVALARIVLTNREHVMAIEPLGKGLLGTTLRYPYELRDEEDYFEGIKTPKVTKDMVELAGHILHKMAAHFDPSKFKDEYENALKALVRRKASGKPIKAAEPEERPDNVINLMDALKASLKGKGATKRRAQAPASRRAPARRTSRKAHRSAARHRKAS, from the coding sequence ATGGCCCCCCGCGCCTACTGGAAAGGCTCGCTGAAACTTTCTTTGGTGTCATGCCCGGTCGTGCTGTATCCGGCCTCGACATCGGTCGAGAAAACACGCTTTCACATGATCAACAAGGAGACCGGCAACCGGCTGAAGCAGCAGATGATCGATGCCGAGACCGGCGACGTCGTCGAGAGCAACCAGAAAGGCCGCGGCTATGAGCTGAAAAAAGGCCAGTATGTCGAGATCGAAAAGGAGGAACTCGAAGCCGTCCAGATCGAGAGCAATCACACCATCGAGATCGACAGCTTTGTGCCGCGGGACGAAATCGACAAGCGCTACTACAACCACCCCTACTACATCGCGCCCGACGGCAAGGCCGCAGTCGACGCCTTCGCCGTGATCCGCGACGCCATGAAGGACGAAGACCGGGTGGCGCTGGCGCGTATCGTGCTGACCAACCGCGAGCACGTGATGGCGATCGAGCCGCTCGGCAAGGGCCTGCTCGGGACCACGCTGCGCTATCCTTACGAGCTGCGCGACGAGGAAGACTATTTCGAGGGCATCAAGACCCCGAAGGTCACCAAGGACATGGTCGAGCTCGCAGGACATATTCTGCACAAGATGGCGGCACATTTCGATCCCTCGAAGTTCAAGGACGAGTACGAAAACGCGCTGAAAGCGCTGGTGCGGCGCAAGGCTTCCGGCAAGCCAATCAAGGCCGCCGAGCCCGAAGAAAGGCCGGACAACGTCATCAACCTGATGGACGCGCTGAAGGCGAGCCTGAAAGGCAAGGGAGCGACGAAACGGCGCGCACAAGCCCCGGCCTCGCGGCGGGCGCCTGCGCGACGGACGTCAAGGAAAGCGCACCGGTCCGCAGCCAGGCACCGCAAGGCGAGCTAG